One genomic segment of bacterium includes these proteins:
- a CDS encoding family 78 glycoside hydrolase catalytic domain: MKSEGRTSIYPKELRCEYKVNPLGIDEREPRLSWVLETRDGTLRGSKQTAYQILVASSKEKLEEGEADLWDSGKVESDQTAHIVYRGKELKSEMECWWKVKVWDEKGEVSEWSEPAFWTMGLLEREDWKGKWIGYDAPFQPLEGEQETAKASHFVGSYWIWFPEGEKLEEIPAGKRFFRKKFSIASGRIKKAILAIAGDINFVAYINGKEVAKAGGDYRNPLIIDVDKIEEEENVLAIEGESTAKGKAGFVCALRIEMEDGEVIRVFSDGSWRTSKDEKEGWQNANFADAQWVQAKELARFGDAPWGWLTKSGIFLLPSPYLRKVFEAKKPIRKAHLYVSALGICEVYINGKRVGNDYFVPGWSDYRKRVYYKTYDVREHLQSGGNAIGVILADGWYSGYLDMKGRGIYGSHPKLLLQLNIEYEDGSREEIVSDGSWKASYGAIREADLYMGETYDARLEISNWSEPDFDDSSWDKASVFNEMERIITAHPGVPVRKQMELKPISISEPKPGVYVVDMGQNMVGWVRIKAKGERGRKIVIRYAEMLQPDGMIYTENLRTARCTDTYIKKSDGEEIWEPRFTFRGFRYVEVTGYPEKLSEEDIVGVVVNSDMKITGDFHCSDERLNRLFQNIVWGQRGNYLEVPTDCPQRDERLGWTGDAQIFLRTATYNMDVAAFITKWLIDLVDSQNEEGAFAHVAPDIGLGNDSPAWIDAGIICPYILYKVYGDKRILERNYSSMVRYIEYLKKNSDGYLRPAIGFGDWLSVNADTPKDLIATAYFAYVVSLMAEIAEVMGKDKDAQDYKQLFNDIKTAFNKAYVFDDGRIKGETQTAYLLALDFDLLPEEKIPLAVKHLVEDIKRRDDHLSTGFLGAKPLLPILTRYGYVDLAYTLLLQDTFPSWLYMVKQGATTIWERWDGWTEEKGFQDPGMNSFNHYAFGSVGEWMFAMMAGIDLEEPGYKKIKIEPHPDPKGRIKFVRAQYESISGLIKVEWSKDEEGMALSVSIPPNTTAKIYLPVEEGMEIWENGQPPEEREGIRFLRKEGNRMIYEVVSGEYLFQVEKEVEV; this comes from the coding sequence ATGAAGTCGGAAGGAAGGACGAGCATTTATCCTAAAGAGCTTCGCTGTGAATACAAGGTAAACCCTTTGGGAATAGATGAGAGGGAGCCGAGATTGAGCTGGGTTTTAGAGACTCGTGATGGGACTTTGCGTGGAAGCAAGCAAACCGCTTACCAAATCCTTGTTGCGTCAAGCAAGGAGAAGTTAGAGGAAGGGGAAGCTGACCTCTGGGACAGCGGTAAGGTGGAAAGCGACCAAACTGCTCATATCGTATATAGGGGAAAAGAGCTGAAAAGCGAGATGGAGTGTTGGTGGAAGGTGAAGGTCTGGGATGAGAAGGGAGAGGTCTCCGAATGGAGCGAGCCAGCGTTTTGGACTATGGGGCTGCTGGAAAGAGAGGATTGGAAGGGGAAATGGATTGGATACGATGCTCCCTTCCAACCCTTAGAGGGTGAGCAGGAGACTGCGAAGGCAAGCCACTTTGTCGGTTCTTATTGGATTTGGTTTCCCGAAGGGGAGAAATTGGAGGAGATTCCCGCAGGGAAGCGTTTCTTCCGTAAGAAGTTTTCTATTGCATCGGGCAGGATTAAGAAAGCCATCCTCGCTATAGCGGGAGATATAAATTTCGTGGCTTATATCAATGGGAAAGAAGTGGCAAAAGCTGGAGGGGATTACAGGAATCCCTTAATTATAGATGTAGACAAGATAGAGGAAGAGGAGAATGTTCTTGCTATTGAGGGGGAGAGTACAGCGAAGGGGAAAGCGGGTTTCGTCTGTGCCTTAAGGATTGAGATGGAGGATGGTGAGGTTATTAGGGTGTTCTCGGATGGGAGTTGGAGGACGAGCAAGGATGAGAAGGAGGGTTGGCAGAATGCCAACTTTGCTGATGCACAATGGGTTCAGGCTAAGGAATTGGCTCGCTTTGGCGACGCTCCCTGGGGGTGGCTAACGAAGAGCGGGATTTTCCTGTTGCCTTCTCCTTATTTAAGGAAGGTCTTTGAGGCTAAAAAGCCGATAAGGAAGGCACATTTATATGTTAGTGCTTTGGGGATTTGCGAGGTTTATATTAATGGCAAGAGGGTGGGAAACGATTATTTCGTTCCCGGTTGGAGCGATTATAGGAAGAGAGTTTATTATAAGACCTATGATGTGAGGGAGCACTTACAATCCGGAGGAAACGCCATTGGTGTCATTTTGGCTGATGGATGGTATTCGGGTTATCTGGATATGAAGGGTAGGGGGATATATGGTTCTCATCCCAAACTCCTGCTTCAATTAAATATTGAATATGAGGACGGAAGCAGGGAGGAAATCGTCAGCGACGGAAGTTGGAAGGCTAGCTACGGAGCAATCAGGGAAGCTGATTTGTATATGGGGGAAACATATGATGCCCGTTTGGAGATTTCTAATTGGTCTGAGCCCGATTTTGATGATTCCTCCTGGGACAAGGCATCCGTTTTCAACGAGATGGAAAGAATCATTACCGCTCATCCTGGCGTTCCCGTAAGGAAGCAGATGGAACTTAAGCCGATAAGCATCAGTGAGCCTAAGCCAGGAGTTTATGTGGTTGATATGGGGCAGAATATGGTGGGATGGGTGAGGATAAAGGCTAAAGGGGAAAGGGGAAGGAAGATAGTCATTCGCTATGCGGAGATGCTTCAGCCGGACGGGATGATTTATACGGAAAATCTGAGGACCGCCCGTTGCACGGACACTTATATTAAGAAAAGCGATGGAGAAGAGATTTGGGAGCCGCGCTTCACATTCAGGGGATTCCGCTATGTGGAGGTAACAGGCTATCCTGAGAAGTTATCTGAGGAGGACATCGTCGGCGTGGTAGTTAATTCAGATATGAAAATCACGGGCGATTTCCATTGTTCGGACGAGAGGCTAAATCGCCTATTCCAAAACATCGTTTGGGGGCAAAGAGGAAATTATCTTGAGGTTCCCACTGATTGCCCTCAGAGGGATGAGAGGTTGGGGTGGACGGGAGATGCACAAATTTTCCTCCGCACGGCAACCTATAATATGGATGTCGCAGCCTTCATCACTAAATGGCTTATTGACCTCGTGGATTCCCAGAATGAAGAGGGAGCATTTGCCCATGTAGCACCCGATATAGGGTTGGGTAACGACTCCCCCGCTTGGATTGATGCGGGGATAATATGTCCCTATATTCTCTATAAAGTTTATGGCGATAAGAGAATTTTGGAGAGGAACTATTCCTCAATGGTTCGTTATATAGAATATCTGAAAAAGAACAGCGATGGCTATCTTCGTCCTGCAATCGGATTTGGAGACTGGTTGAGCGTAAATGCGGATACGCCAAAGGATTTGATTGCCACTGCTTATTTCGCTTATGTTGTCTCCCTTATGGCGGAGATAGCGGAGGTTATGGGCAAGGATAAGGATGCACAGGATTACAAGCAACTTTTTAACGACATCAAGACAGCATTTAACAAGGCATATGTATTTGATGATGGGAGGATAAAGGGAGAGACACAAACCGCCTACTTGTTGGCTTTGGATTTTGATTTGCTGCCGGAGGAGAAGATTCCCCTTGCTGTCAAGCATTTGGTTGAGGATATAAAGAGGAGAGACGACCATCTATCAACCGGTTTCTTGGGAGCAAAGCCTCTCCTCCCCATTTTAACCCGTTATGGCTATGTTGATTTAGCCTATACCCTCCTATTGCAGGATACATTCCCCTCTTGGCTATATATGGTTAAACAGGGAGCAACGACCATTTGGGAGAGGTGGGATGGTTGGACGGAGGAGAAGGGATTTCAGGACCCAGGAATGAATTCCTTCAATCACTATGCCTTTGGCTCGGTTGGGGAATGGATGTTCGCTATGATGGCGGGAATAGATTTGGAGGAGCCTGGTTATAAGAAGATAAAGATAGAACCCCATCCTGACCCAAAGGGGAGAATCAAATTCGTGAGGGCGCAATATGAATCCATAAGCGGTTTGATTAAGGTTGAGTGGAGCAAGGACGAAGAAGGGATGGCTTTATCGGTTTCGATACCGCCGAATACCACTGCTAAAATTTACCTTCCTGTAGAGGAAGGTATGGAGATTTGGGAGAACGGTCAGCCGCCTGAGGAGAGGGAAGGGATAAGGTTCTTGAGGAAGGAAGGGAATAGAATGATTTACGAGGTCGTTTCCGGTGAATATCTATTTCAAGTTGAGAAGGAGGTGGAGGTTTAA
- a CDS encoding sugar phosphate isomerase/epimerase translates to MEKLALGVFLPCLAQKDIPTALSLAKEMGFSVIQLGADAFFTYAGDKEKEDFLKRKLEESGLEVVAVFAGFPGERYDDIPTVRETVGFANKEKIPERLEIAKKTAEFTARLGIPAMAAHVGFIPSDTSDPLYDIMLKAVGEVVAHCEKLGIYFAFETGQETPEELKEFIERLGYPNAKVNFDTANLILYGKAFSVQGIEVLKDYIISTHMKDGVWPEKEGQLGHEVILGEGQANIEECIKKFIEIGYEGPLIIEREAGTDRVGDIKKEKEYLESLKKKYLG, encoded by the coding sequence ATGGAAAAATTGGCTTTGGGCGTTTTCCTTCCCTGCCTTGCCCAGAAGGATATCCCTACCGCGCTCTCCCTCGCCAAAGAGATGGGGTTCAGCGTCATCCAGCTCGGCGCAGATGCATTTTTCACTTACGCTGGGGATAAGGAGAAAGAGGATTTTCTGAAGAGGAAATTAGAAGAGAGCGGTTTGGAGGTAGTTGCCGTTTTCGCCGGCTTCCCCGGAGAACGCTATGATGATATCCCAACTGTGAGGGAGACAGTTGGCTTCGCCAACAAGGAGAAGATACCGGAAAGATTGGAGATCGCAAAGAAGACGGCGGAGTTTACCGCCCGTCTCGGCATCCCCGCTATGGCAGCCCATGTTGGTTTCATCCCTTCCGACACAAGCGACCCCCTCTACGATATTATGTTGAAGGCGGTTGGCGAGGTTGTAGCCCACTGCGAGAAGCTCGGCATATACTTCGCTTTTGAAACGGGGCAGGAAACACCAGAGGAATTGAAGGAGTTCATTGAAAGGCTCGGCTACCCGAACGCTAAGGTTAACTTTGATACCGCCAATCTGATTCTCTATGGAAAAGCTTTCTCCGTGCAGGGCATTGAGGTATTGAAGGATTATATCATAAGCACACATATGAAGGATGGAGTCTGGCCGGAGAAGGAAGGACAGCTTGGGCACGAAGTCATCTTAGGTGAGGGGCAAGCGAACATTGAGGAATGCATCAAGAAGTTCATAGAGATAGGATATGAGGGTCCGCTGATAATAGAAAGGGAAGCAGGGACGGATAGAGTGGGAGATATAAAGAAGGAGAAGGAATATCTTGAGAGCTTGAAGAAGAAGTATCTCGGCTGA
- a CDS encoding mandelate racemase/muconate lactonizing enzyme family protein, with product MKDSDIKVLEAIPIFRVEKPRYPLKFGAVVMRETTYCHIRVKVENRKGKVAWGDGGMFLSTVWAFPDPEVDLELKDKAMREVVERFCKLVTEYQEYAHPIEIFMDLEPELGKISKEIDEKYSFPKEFPYLAVLVSASPVDCAIHDAFGNVNEISSYDGYDENFMNRDLSQWLGKDFKGKYPSMFIRKRYLKKVPVFHLVGGLDKLREKEVDETDPQDGLPNSLEGWVKRDGLFCLKVKLKGNDLAWDLGRYLDVFHIAHEANKRAKRFYFSIDTNEQCESPEYIIELLEKIKERNPLAYDELLFVEQPTERDLRLHKYDMRKLASLKPVFIDESLTSLEDFLLAIELGWSGIAVKTCKCHSKALIFISKAKKEGIPYVIPDLTNPAISLVHSAGFAGRSYPLKGLESNSCQYFPSASLAEAKVHPGIFRRKNGFLNLESIRGHGFGFRMEEILQWRE from the coding sequence TTGAAGGATAGCGATATAAAAGTTCTGGAGGCAATTCCGATTTTCCGTGTGGAAAAACCAAGATATCCTTTGAAATTCGGGGCAGTTGTTATGCGGGAGACGACCTACTGCCATATCAGGGTTAAAGTGGAGAACAGAAAGGGGAAGGTTGCGTGGGGCGATGGGGGAATGTTTCTCAGCACAGTTTGGGCTTTCCCCGACCCAGAGGTAGATTTAGAGCTCAAGGATAAAGCAATGAGAGAAGTGGTGGAACGATTTTGCAAGCTCGTCACCGAGTATCAAGAATACGCCCATCCGATTGAGATTTTTATGGATTTGGAGCCCGAACTGGGAAAAATCAGCAAAGAAATAGATGAAAAATACTCTTTCCCTAAAGAATTTCCCTATCTCGCTGTCCTCGTCAGCGCCTCACCAGTTGACTGTGCTATCCACGATGCCTTCGGCAATGTGAACGAGATTTCCTCCTACGACGGCTACGATGAGAACTTTATGAATAGAGACCTTTCACAATGGCTGGGGAAGGATTTCAAAGGGAAATATCCCTCTATGTTCATCAGGAAGAGATATTTGAAAAAAGTACCCGTTTTCCACCTCGTTGGAGGATTGGATAAATTGAGGGAGAAAGAAGTGGATGAAACAGACCCTCAAGATGGGCTTCCCAATTCCCTTGAGGGATGGGTAAAGAGGGATGGTTTATTCTGCTTGAAAGTGAAACTAAAGGGAAATGACCTGGCTTGGGACCTCGGGAGATATTTGGATGTCTTCCATATCGCTCACGAGGCGAATAAAAGGGCAAAGCGATTTTACTTCTCTATAGATACGAACGAACAATGCGAGTCCCCAGAATATATCATAGAGCTCTTGGAGAAAATAAAGGAAAGAAATCCCCTCGCCTACGATGAGCTACTCTTCGTTGAGCAACCAACGGAGCGGGATTTAAGATTGCATAAATATGATATGAGGAAATTGGCAAGCCTTAAGCCGGTTTTCATAGATGAAAGCCTGACAAGCTTGGAGGATTTTCTATTAGCTATAGAACTCGGCTGGAGCGGAATAGCGGTTAAGACCTGCAAGTGCCATTCAAAGGCGCTCATCTTCATATCAAAGGCTAAAAAGGAAGGAATCCCCTATGTTATTCCGGATTTGACGAATCCCGCTATCTCCCTCGTTCATTCCGCGGGTTTCGCGGGAAGAAGCTACCCCCTTAAAGGCTTGGAATCCAATTCCTGCCAGTATTTCCCCAGCGCTTCCCTCGCTGAGGCAAAGGTTCATCCGGGAATCTTCCGAAGGAAAAACGGCTTTCTGAATCTTGAGAGCATAAGAGGTCATGGCTTCGGGTTTAGAATGGAGGAGATATTGCAATGGAGAGAATAA
- a CDS encoding glycerophosphodiester phosphodiesterase: MNVIIVAHRGFSGIYPENTLLAFEKAIEIGADFLELDIHQAKDGNIVVCHDATIDRTTTGCGYIKEMDYSELLKWDAGSWKGYPGEKIPLLSDVFQRVGNRIGIFIEIKECNVPDLVSLIKDFKMEKRIVVGSFNLEYIKQVRNLCGEISTALISSRMPKDLDSLIKFGIRQLSIEFHQLDKRIVKELVSRGFVVNAWTPDSEEDLKRCLTFGVQFLTTNRPHILKEKIQREEGN; the protein is encoded by the coding sequence ATGAATGTTATAATCGTCGCCCACCGCGGTTTTTCAGGTATATATCCGGAAAACACATTGCTTGCCTTTGAAAAAGCGATTGAAATCGGGGCAGATTTCCTTGAGCTGGATATCCATCAAGCAAAAGATGGCAATATAGTCGTCTGCCACGACGCCACGATTGATAGGACAACCACTGGATGCGGATACATAAAAGAGATGGATTATAGCGAGTTGCTCAAATGGGATGCGGGAAGCTGGAAGGGCTACCCAGGGGAGAAAATCCCCCTTTTGAGCGATGTCTTCCAAAGAGTAGGAAATAGGATTGGAATCTTTATTGAAATAAAAGAGTGCAATGTCCCTGACCTCGTCTCCCTGATAAAGGATTTCAAAATGGAAAAGCGAATCGTTGTTGGTTCCTTCAACCTTGAATATATAAAGCAAGTGCGGAACCTATGCGGGGAAATCAGCACTGCATTAATAAGTTCCCGCATGCCGAAGGATTTAGATTCGCTCATAAAATTCGGCATCCGCCAACTTTCCATAGAATTCCATCAACTAGATAAGAGAATCGTTAAGGAATTGGTCAGCCGTGGCTTTGTGGTAAATGCCTGGACTCCTGATTCAGAGGAGGACCTGAAAAGATGCCTCACCTTCGGCGTTCAGTTCCTAACAACGAATAGACCCCATATATTAAAGGAAAAAATTCAAAGGGAGGAAGGTAATTGA
- a CDS encoding prepilin-type N-terminal cleavage/methylation domain-containing protein, whose protein sequence is MRTRVKGLTLIEVMVVILIISVLLVIAFPNWMTVRENARLRACAANMKKIETALEQYAIDHRLSGYDPLPNVDQLFLDGYFKTLPICPSGGNYTIEGNITSYEIKCDEHGKLTDLAGNL, encoded by the coding sequence ATGAGGACGAGGGTGAAAGGATTAACGCTTATTGAAGTGATGGTTGTTATTTTAATAATTAGCGTCTTATTAGTGATTGCTTTCCCCAATTGGATGACGGTGAGGGAAAACGCTCGCTTGAGAGCTTGTGCCGCAAATATGAAGAAGATAGAGACCGCTTTGGAGCAGTATGCTATTGACCATAGACTCTCGGGATATGACCCTCTACCGAATGTTGACCAACTTTTCTTGGATGGTTATTTCAAAACACTCCCTATTTGCCCATCGGGTGGCAATTATACAATTGAGGGGAATATAACGAGCTACGAGATAAAATGCGATGAGCACGGGAAGCTAACCGATTTGGCAGGGAATCTCTGA
- a CDS encoding (4Fe-4S)-binding protein, producing MLTAEKVKEYAKKCGADIVGIGSMDRFEGAPKEMDPRYIFPEAKAIIGFGFRILRGSLRGIEEGTYFAAYPSMGYAHINLVYAPNVLRQVACMIEDEGYEAIPIQNMVIGSSVEILRGKPTNISAAVSPDRPAPDVLLHFRIAAVICGMGEIGYSKLFLSPEFGPRQRLAFLLTDAPLEPDPIYEGPSICDRCMLCVQECSGKAISKEKVVRIKIAGREFVWGELNEERCMLAYTGGNKEFNPFIPPNFMEIDFEKIDGKGAGYARPEFQALQSIPYNASSLYVFHHLGAIEGARGCIRACMMHLEEEGRIKNLFKEKFRKRKAWRLNR from the coding sequence ATGTTAACGGCAGAAAAGGTTAAGGAGTATGCGAAGAAATGCGGAGCGGATATTGTTGGTATAGGCTCAATGGATAGATTTGAGGGAGCGCCCAAGGAAATGGACCCGAGATATATCTTCCCAGAGGCAAAGGCGATAATAGGCTTTGGCTTTCGCATTCTGCGAGGCAGCCTACGGGGAATTGAGGAGGGAACATATTTCGCCGCTTACCCATCTATGGGCTACGCCCATATCAACCTCGTGTATGCCCCTAATGTATTAAGACAAGTTGCTTGTATGATTGAGGACGAGGGCTACGAAGCCATCCCTATACAAAACATGGTAATAGGTTCATCAGTGGAAATCCTGCGTGGGAAGCCAACAAATATCAGCGCGGCGGTTTCCCCAGATAGACCTGCCCCGGATGTCCTCCTCCACTTCCGCATCGCTGCCGTTATTTGTGGTATGGGAGAGATAGGATATAGCAAGCTATTCCTTTCCCCTGAATTCGGTCCACGACAACGTCTTGCCTTTTTATTAACGGATGCTCCGCTGGAACCCGACCCTATATATGAGGGTCCGTCTATATGTGACAGGTGTATGCTTTGCGTTCAAGAGTGTTCGGGAAAAGCAATAAGCAAAGAAAAAGTGGTAAGAATTAAAATCGCTGGTAGAGAATTCGTCTGGGGAGAACTAAACGAGGAGAGATGCATGCTTGCCTATACGGGAGGAAATAAAGAATTCAACCCCTTTATCCCTCCAAACTTTATGGAAATAGATTTTGAGAAAATAGATGGCAAGGGAGCGGGCTATGCCCGCCCTGAGTTCCAAGCTCTACAGAGCATTCCTTACAATGCCTCTTCTCTTTATGTTTTCCATCACTTAGGGGCAATTGAGGGTGCAAGAGGCTGCATAAGAGCCTGTATGATGCACCTCGAAGAGGAAGGAAGGATAAAGAATCTGTTCAAAGAAAAGTTCAGGAAAAGAAAAGCTTGGAGATTAAATAGATAG
- a CDS encoding hydroxyacid dehydrogenase has translation MERIKLLVKKELAHQIFEDEVLKKLGEFGKLERWEGEDIREFLEGATIVITSWGSPMLKEEILQIAPNLKFVFHAAGTIKPYVDRNLMGKGIRVSSASNVQARCVATTNLAYILLSAKKIFWWDEHIKNSGGWRDNEFLWNYTDEVRHLNIGIISMSWVGRYTLSFLKEFTKNIFVYDPYWKAEEIEKLGGKKVDELLALARKCDIICLCAPLTEETKGMIGKDFFKAMRDGSVFINTARGGIIQWEALTEELEKERIFAILDVTDPNEPLPPNSKLRKLRNVVISPHIAGCVRSGLKDMGRFCLEEIERFLNGQELVNEIKLEKLDITA, from the coding sequence ATGGAGAGAATAAAACTCTTGGTTAAAAAAGAATTGGCTCACCAAATCTTTGAGGATGAAGTCTTAAAGAAATTGGGGGAATTCGGGAAATTAGAGAGATGGGAGGGTGAAGATATAAGAGAATTCCTTGAGGGAGCCACAATCGTCATAACGAGCTGGGGCTCCCCCATGCTTAAGGAGGAAATTCTCCAAATCGCTCCGAATCTGAAGTTCGTTTTTCATGCTGCGGGAACGATAAAACCTTATGTGGATAGAAATCTGATGGGAAAAGGGATAAGGGTGAGCTCCGCGTCAAATGTTCAAGCGAGATGTGTGGCGACGACAAATTTAGCCTACATCCTCCTCTCAGCCAAGAAAATCTTCTGGTGGGATGAACACATTAAAAACAGCGGAGGTTGGAGGGATAATGAGTTTCTTTGGAATTACACCGATGAGGTTCGCCATTTGAATATAGGCATAATCTCTATGTCGTGGGTGGGAAGGTACACATTATCTTTTCTCAAGGAGTTTACGAAAAATATCTTCGTCTATGACCCCTATTGGAAAGCAGAGGAAATAGAGAAACTCGGAGGGAAGAAGGTTGACGAATTGCTCGCACTTGCCCGAAAATGCGATATTATCTGCCTCTGCGCCCCCTTAACGGAGGAGACAAAAGGGATGATAGGAAAGGATTTCTTCAAGGCAATGAGGGATGGGAGCGTCTTCATCAATACGGCGAGGGGAGGAATAATCCAATGGGAAGCTTTAACCGAAGAATTGGAGAAGGAGAGAATTTTCGCCATTCTTGATGTAACCGACCCCAATGAGCCGCTTCCTCCCAATAGTAAATTGAGGAAATTGAGGAATGTCGTTATATCCCCTCATATAGCAGGCTGTGTGAGGAGCGGTTTAAAAGATATGGGAAGGTTCTGTCTTGAGGAAATAGAGAGATTTCTTAATGGTCAGGAACTGGTAAACGAGATAAAACTGGAAAAGCTTGACATAACTGCATAG